The DNA segment GGGAGTTAGGACATACGTTTGGACTCTTCCTGTCCTGGCTTTGGTTGCCTCCTTAGTGAAAAGGCACAGTGACGTGACTCTTAAGGAATATGCTGCCTTCTTGTTTGCAGCAGTTTGTTTGCTAATTAAACACTTTAGAGACAGGAAGACAGTAAGCTTCAGCTGAAGTTAAATTGTGaattttactgaaatattttagGATGAAATAATAGTATGGCCCTACTGTGTTTGGAAATAAACTAGCTGGAGGGGATTATGCGTTTGAGTAGAGATGAAACAAAGTTAGCCATGACTTGACAGATTGAAGTTAGTTTATAATATACtattttttccactttcatgcgtGTTTATAATTTATCATCAAAAATAATCTATAGTGAAAAATTTGCTGTGGACACTTGTGTTCAAATACCGGGACTGTATTTGTCTGCTAGAGCTATAGGGACAAGAACTGGGTGGCAGAAATGTGTTTTCTTGGAATTCTGGAGGCCCgaggtccaagatcaaggtgtcggcagggctggtttctcttctgaggcctctcctattggcttgtagatggccaccTTCTAGCTTGCGTCCTCGTAgtccttctgtgtctgtgtcttaATGTCCCACTCTGGATTGGATTAGGGACTATCCTAATGACCTCgctttaacttaattacctctttaaagatgCTATCTCTAAGTACAGTCACATTCCTCCTCCTGGAAGTTAGGACTTCACCATAGGAATTTGGAGGGACGTAGTTCTGCCCATAGCTCTGCCACGTTACTGGTTGAGGCCTATCTGTGCTTCAGCATTCACCGCTTTAAAATAGGGACATCATAATGATAACGTCACAGAGTTGTGAGGATTCAATTGTTATATAATATGTGTAAAGCTCTCAGAACTGTGTCGGGCATATAGTAAGGACGGAATAAGCTGAGCATGTGTTTCATGTATAAATCAGTGCTCATGTTCCGTATGGCAGTGGAGTGAGAGGTGGGTTGCTTGGGGCCACGCCTAGCTGTGGGGATCAAAGTTGTAATTACAGCCATTCCACAGCTTCCCGAGACTCCCTGGCGGGGCCGTCGTACATCCCCCTCAGCTTCCTGGGTTGCCCAGTGACCAGCACTGACAGGCCCATGGTTGTCTGTGGGCAGTGAGTGGACTGGCAGAGCTCAGCAGGCTCCCAGCTGAGAGATGCCCGGACCCCTGTCTCACGATGCCCAGAAGTTCACCTTGGCCAAGGGGTGTCTGCTCTTTGCCAGACACTGATTGTTTCATGTGTGTTTACTCAGCACAGACACCCTCCTGGTGGGCCCTTGTCACATGCGCATTTGGTAAGTGGTAACGCAGAGACAGAGCTGGGGCCGGTTCTTGGCTACTGTGCGTATTGCATCGGTTTAAGAGGATGTGGCCCCGGGGTGTTTGGTCTGCAGGCCGACCCCAGCAGTTGTTGGCTTACTTCTCTTTCTCTTGGCCCAGGTTACAGCGGTGGCAGCCCTCATGGCAGGTCCCCTGTGGCGGGCCACAGTGTTTGTGCAGAGACACAGGACAGGCCTGTTGGTGGGCTCCTGTGCAGGCCTGTTTGGGGCCCAGATCTCGTACCACCTCTTCCCGGatcctgtggtccagtggctgtaCCAGTACTGGCCTCAGGGCCAGCCGGCGCCTCTGTCCCCAGAACTGGAGAGGCTCTTCCAGGAGGTGCAGCAGGACATTGGCATCCCCTCAGGCCACCACTTTGAGGCCTTTACCACCTTCACCTTCCAGCCTGTGAGCGCCGGCTTCCCGAGACTCCCTGGTGGGGCCATCGTAGGCATCCCTGCCAGCTTCCTGGGTGGCCCAGTGACCAACACTGACCAGCCTGTAGTTGTCCACGGGCAGCGAGTGGACTGGCGGAGCCCAGCAGGCACCCGGCTGAGAGATGCCCTGACCCTGTCTCACGATGCCCAGAAGTTCGCCTTGGCCAAGGAGGTGGTGTACCTGGAGAGTGGGGCAGCCGCCCTGCAGGCCCTGCCAGCCCCAGCCTGCCTGGCGGGCACCTGGGCGCTGGGTGTGGGGGCCAAGCACGCCTTGGGGCTCTACGGAGGCCCCATGAGCTTGCGGGCCGCCTTCAACTTGGTGGCGGCAGTGGCGGGCTTCGTGGCCTATGCCTTCTCCACCGACTCTCTCACTCACGGCCTGGAAGCCTGGCTGGACCGCCGCACGGCCTCCCTGTCTGCAGCCTATGCCCGGGGCGGCGTGGAATTCTATGAGAAGGTTCTGTCGGGCAACCTGGCCCTTCGCAGTCTGCTGGGCCAGCGGGGGAAGAAACTCTACACGCCCAGCGGGAATGTCATTCCCAGACACTGGTTCCGCATCAAACACCTACCCTACACGGCCCGCCGGGACTCGGTGCTGCAGATGTGGCGGGCAGCGCTTGGCCCCGGCAGCTCCTGAGGGCCTTGTGGCCCAGACGGTTCCAGCCCAGGCAGGTGCCACTCGCCGTGGACTCAGGCAAGCCCACAGCTCAGTGTCAGCAGACTTGCAGGCTTTGGGGTTTAACAGCCCAGTTCCTACCCCAGCCCACCACCTATGACCTAAGTCACCTCGGACACATCCCTTTATGAATCTGAGCCTTGGTTCCTCTACTGTAAATCGGGGCTGATGTAAACTCCCTGGCAGGCCTGTGGGGTTGTGTGAGGTCATTACAGGAGGGCCTGGGTGCCAGCGCCTAAATAAACAGAAGGCTGTCTTCCTTGCTGTTTGATTACAGGGGGCTAAAAGAGTCAGACTGCATCTCACCACCAGAGGTGTTTGCGCGATGCAGCCACTTTCTTACAGTGAGGAATCACCGCATAGTTTGCCTGGTGGTCAAATCCCAGTCTCCTCCTGTGGTAGAGGTTAAAGGTTCTGAGAGGCCCAGGTGAGAAGCCCATATGGGCCCAGGAGCTGGGAGACAGGGCTCCCCGTGGGGCTTTAAAAGAGGTGTATCCAGTGCAGATGGCAGCTCAAAGAGGGCTGGGTGCCCAACAGTCTTGCAGGGCCCCAGGAGAGCCCCTGGGCCTGAAGGAGAGAGAAGGTATTGCTGGAACCTGGCGGGACCTCCTGCTAGGAATTCTGCCCGATGGAGAGGAAGGAGCAGGCCTGCAAAGCTGAGGCCCTGCAGTCAGTACAGAGCAGGTGAGTGCTTGCGGAGGAAAGGGAGGGTAGGGACCATGAAGGGAGATGGGAATGGGGCCAAGGGGTGGTGAGAGCAGAGGGGTGCCGCTGGGCAATGGGCCAGGCCTGGTGTCCCACTCAGGACCAGGGGAAGCTGCAGCCTTGCCAGGCTTGTTTCCCTCCAGACTTCAGCTGGATAGACAGACCCCCCCACTTTTGATGCTTGGACAGGAGATCCCAGCAGGGAAGATGAGAATTGTGATGAGTAAGCCAGGTTCCCTTGGTCATTCCTGtattcttttagttttgttttaatttatattattgaagtatagttgatttacaatgttgtattattttctgctgtacagcaaagtgactcagttatacaaatatgtatgtatctttgtcatattcttttccattatggtttattataggatattgaatatagtgttCTGTGTTACACAGAAGGACCTTGtttgtctgttctctatgtactagtttgcatctgctaatctcaaactcccactccatccatgtcccacccccacccccttggcaactacaagtctatactctatgtctgtgagtctgtttctgttttgtaggtaagttaATTTAcatcatatcttagattccacttataagtgatgATATCatttggtgtttgtctttctctttctgacttacttcacttactatgataatctctagttgcatccatgttgctgctgctgctgctaagtcacttcagtcgtgtccgactctgtgcgaccccatagacggcagcccaccagggtc comes from the Bos taurus isolate L1 Dominette 01449 registration number 42190680 breed Hereford chromosome 2, ARS-UCD2.0, whole genome shotgun sequence genome and includes:
- the TMEM177 gene encoding transmembrane protein 177 isoform X1, which gives rise to MAGPLWRATVFVQRHRTGLLVGSCAGLFGAQISYHLFPDPVVQWLYQYWPQGQPAPLSPELERLFQEVQQDIGIPSGHHFEAFTTFTFQPVSAGFPRLPGGAIVGIPASFLGGPVTNTDQPVVVHGQRVDWRSPAGTRLRDALTLSHDAQKFALAKEVVYLESGAAALQALPAPACLAGTWALGVGAKHALGLYGGPMSLRAAFNLVAAVAGFVAYAFSTDSLTHGLEAWLDRRTASLSAAYARGGVEFYEKVLSGNLALRSLLGQRGKKLYTPSGNVIPRHWFRIKHLPYTARRDSVLQMWRAALGPGSS